In Tenacibaculum sp. 190524A02b, the genomic stretch GTTTGGTTTTGTCCATTCACTGTAGGTCTATTACCTATATTCATCATGCCATAAAATGATTGCTCATTTATTAAAGATTGAACTACATAAACACCAGTTTTAGGAATAAGTTTATAATTTTCTGGAATTTCTATGTTAGCTGTTGGGAAACCTATTTTACTTCCTAAGTTTTCACCTTTAACAACTTTACCTTTTAACGGATAATTATACCCTAAATACTTATTAGCTGTTTTAAGTTCACCATTTAAAAGCGCTCTTCTTATTTTAGTAGAACTAACAGAAACATCATCTATGTCTTGTGCAGGTATTTCTTCTACGTCAAAATCATATAAGTAAGAATATTCAGTAAGTTGCTCAATATTCCCTTCTCTATTTTTTCCAAAATGATGATCGTATCCTATAATAAGTTTGCTAATATTTAATTGGTTAACCAAAATATCGCGGACAAAGTCAAGTGCAGTTAATCTAGAGAATTCCTTACTGAAAGGATGAATTATCAAGTAATCTAAACCTAATTGTTCCAATTGTTGTGCTCTTTCTTTAATGGTATTAATAAGTTGTATTGTTACATCTTTTTGAAGTACCATCCTTGGATGAGGGAAAAAGGTAAGTAAAACGGATTTTTTATGATTTGCTCTTGCATCTGTAACTAGTTTTTGTATTATTTTTTGATGTCCAATGTGAACACCATCAAAAGTGCCAATGGTTACAAATGTTTTTTGTGTTGGAATAAAATCAAAAATTGAGTGTGCTATTTCCAATTCGATGAATAAATTTTAGCAAATGTACAACATGTACAAAATAAAGTAAAGTATAGTTAACATTAAAAATAGGATACTATCATTTTTATATCAGCTGTTAGCTAATTGTTTGTTTTTTAATAAATTTTAACACAAATATTTTGAAAATGAAAAAAAATCGTATTTTGCGGTAAGTTAACAAATTATTTTACACATTATGATAAAAAGATTATTGCTTGTTGCATTTGCGCTATGTAGTAGTATGATGTTTGCACAAACTACTATAACAGGTACGGTGAATGACGCATCATTAGGCGGCCCCTTACCGGGTGCAAACATTAAAGTAGCCCGAAAGACAGTAGGGACTTCTACTGATTTTGATGGGAAATTTACTTTAAAAGTAACAGATACTCCTCCTTTTACTATAGAGATTACTTCATTAGGTTATCAAACAAAAAAGGTAGAAATAACTCAAAATAATCAGGTTGTAGAAGTGAGCTTAACAGAAAATGCCACTTCCTTAGATGAGGTAGTGATTTCTGCATCAAGAACACCAGAACGTGTTATGGAATCACCAGTAACGATTGAGCGTTTTGATTCTAGAGCCATTAAAAATACTGCTTCCGCTTCTTATTATGACGGATTAGAGAATTTAAAAGGAATTGATATTAACTCGGGAGGTTTAACATTTAAAACTGTAAATACTCGTGGTTTTGCAACTTTTGGAAACGAGCGTTTTGTACAGTTAGTTGATGGTATGGACAATGCTTCACCAGCTTTAAACTTTGCTATTGGTAACTTATTAGGAATTTCTGAAGTAGATGTAAAGAGTGTTGAGATTTTACCTGGAGCCGCATCTGCATTATATGGTGCTAATGCATTTAATGGTATTATGTTGATGCGTAGTAAAAACCCATTTAATGAGCAAGGAATTACAGTAGGTTTAAAAACAGGTTTAACTTCTCAAGAAGCTGCAGGAGATAATATGTTTTATGATACAACTATTCGTCTAGGGCATGCTTTTGATGACTATTTTGCAGTAAAAGCTAGTATGTCTTACTTGAAAGGTGAAGAATGGCATGCTACTGATTATAGAAATACCACTGGTATTGGAGGGACTTATATTCCAGGGATGAATCATACTGATGATCCTAATTATGACGGAGCTAACATTTATGGAGATGAAGTATCTGTAGATTTAGGAGGTGCTATAGGAAAAGTTAGTAGAACAGGATATAGAGAGGTAGATTTAATGAATAATGAAGCTAAGAGTGTTAAGTTTAATGGAGCTTTACATTTTCGCCCTTTAGGAAATGATAGAGTTGAAATTATTTGGAACTCTAAGTTTGGAACAGGTAATACAATTTATCAAGGACAAAATAGATATAGCTTAAAAGACTTCTTTATGCAACAGCATAAATTAGAAGTGAGAGGGAAGAGTTTCTTTATTAGAGGTTATTATGCTGGAGAGGACGCAGGAAATTCTTATGATACACGTTTTGCAGCTATTAACATGAATAGTAAGTGGAAGTCAAATACAGATTGGTTTAACCAATATGCAGTAACTTATTTAAACACAGGTTCACATGCTTTAGCTAGACAAATTGCTGATACAGGTAGGCCTAAGCCTGGTTCTGCTACATTTAACCAATTGCTTAATGAAGTTACTTCTGATCCTGATTTAATGACAGGGTCTAAGTTTAAAGATAATACAAGTTACTATCATGCTGATGGTAACTTAAACTTAAGAGACTATATTGATTGGGCAGAGGTTCAATTTGGAGGTTCTTATAGGTTGTATCGTTTAAACTCTTTTGGAACCATTTATACAGATGCTAGAGGACCAATTGAGTATGGAGAATTTGGTATTTATTCACAAATTCAAAAGAAGATGTTAGATGATCGTTTAAAATTTACTGGGTCTATCCGTTATGATAAGTCAGACAATTTTGAAGGAAACTTTACACCAAGAGTATCTTTAGCATATGCAGCTGGAGAGAATAAGAACCACAACTTTAGAGCTTCTTTTCAAACAGGTTTTAGAAACCCAACTACGCAAGATCAATATATTGGTTTAGCAACTGGTGCAGGTTTTATATTAGGTACTGCACCTGATAACTTAGATAGATTTTCTTCAACAGTAGTAGATAGTAATGGTAATTCTTTTATCCTATCAGGAAATGATGCATTTACAAGAGGTTATTCTGCAAGCTCAGTTAGAAATGGAAATCCAGAGTTGGTTGAAACTGCATTTGTAAAACCAGAAAAAGTTAAATCTTTTGAAGTAGGTTACCGTGCAGCTTTACCTTTAGGTGATAATAAGTTGTCGGTTGATTTTAGTACATATTATAATATGTATTCGGACTTTATTGCTAATAAAGATGTTGTAGTGTTAGTGAATCCTAATGACCTTCCTACCGTAGCAAATTTGTCTAATAGAGATTTGGCTAAAACGTTTAGTGTAAAAACAAACTCGGTAGTTGATGTAAATTCTTATGGTTTAGGAATTGGATTGAATACAAAAATCTTTAAAGGATTCAATATAGGGATGAATTATACATGGTCTAAGTTTGATTTTGATCAGTCTAAAGATCCAGATTTTGAAGCAGGTTTTAATACACCAGAACACAAAGTTAAAATGCAGTTTGGGCATCCAAATTTATTTAAAAACTTTGGATTTAATATTAATGCACGTTGGCAAAATGAATTTTACTGGCAGTCTACCTTCTTAGAAGGAAATGTTGATGCAAGAACAGTAATTGATGCGCAAATGAACTACAATGTACCATCTATTAAATCTACATTTAAAATTGGTGGAACTAATTTAACAGGACAAGAATATTTAAGTGCCCCTGGGGTTGGAGCAATTGGATCTCAGTACTACGTTTCTTGGACTATTAATAACTAAAAAAGACTTAACATGAAGAAAACAATAAAATATACATTCATTTCTGCTTTGTTTTTAGGATTAGCAGCTTGTGATGTAGATAATACATTACCAGAAATTAAAAACCCTGAAACAGCAGTTGTTAACTTAGATAAAGGTTCAGCTGATTTTTCAAACTATATTGCGGTTGGAGCTTCTTTTACAGCAGGTTTTACTGATGGAGCATTATTTGCAATAGGACAACAAAACTCTTTTCCTAACATTTTGGCTTCAAAATTTAAGATGGGAAAT encodes the following:
- a CDS encoding TonB-dependent receptor, encoding MIKRLLLVAFALCSSMMFAQTTITGTVNDASLGGPLPGANIKVARKTVGTSTDFDGKFTLKVTDTPPFTIEITSLGYQTKKVEITQNNQVVEVSLTENATSLDEVVISASRTPERVMESPVTIERFDSRAIKNTASASYYDGLENLKGIDINSGGLTFKTVNTRGFATFGNERFVQLVDGMDNASPALNFAIGNLLGISEVDVKSVEILPGAASALYGANAFNGIMLMRSKNPFNEQGITVGLKTGLTSQEAAGDNMFYDTTIRLGHAFDDYFAVKASMSYLKGEEWHATDYRNTTGIGGTYIPGMNHTDDPNYDGANIYGDEVSVDLGGAIGKVSRTGYREVDLMNNEAKSVKFNGALHFRPLGNDRVEIIWNSKFGTGNTIYQGQNRYSLKDFFMQQHKLEVRGKSFFIRGYYAGEDAGNSYDTRFAAINMNSKWKSNTDWFNQYAVTYLNTGSHALARQIADTGRPKPGSATFNQLLNEVTSDPDLMTGSKFKDNTSYYHADGNLNLRDYIDWAEVQFGGSYRLYRLNSFGTIYTDARGPIEYGEFGIYSQIQKKMLDDRLKFTGSIRYDKSDNFEGNFTPRVSLAYAAGENKNHNFRASFQTGFRNPTTQDQYIGLATGAGFILGTAPDNLDRFSSTVVDSNGNSFILSGNDAFTRGYSASSVRNGNPELVETAFVKPEKVKSFEVGYRAALPLGDNKLSVDFSTYYNMYSDFIANKDVVVLVNPNDLPTVANLSNRDLAKTFSVKTNSVVDVNSYGLGIGLNTKIFKGFNIGMNYTWSKFDFDQSKDPDFEAGFNTPEHKVKMQFGHPNLFKNFGFNINARWQNEFYWQSTFLEGNVDARTVIDAQMNYNVPSIKSTFKIGGTNLTGQEYLSAPGVGAIGSQYYVSWTINN
- a CDS encoding bifunctional riboflavin kinase/FAD synthetase; this encodes MEIAHSIFDFIPTQKTFVTIGTFDGVHIGHQKIIQKLVTDARANHKKSVLLTFFPHPRMVLQKDVTIQLINTIKERAQQLEQLGLDYLIIHPFSKEFSRLTALDFVRDILVNQLNISKLIIGYDHHFGKNREGNIEQLTEYSYLYDFDVEEIPAQDIDDVSVSSTKIRRALLNGELKTANKYLGYNYPLKGKVVKGENLGSKIGFPTANIEIPENYKLIPKTGVYVVQSLINEQSFYGMMNIGNRPTVNGQNQTIEIHFFNFNQNIYDKEITVELLYFLRDEEKFDSIEKLTQQLQQDQINARAFLKSYAN